A window of Corvus hawaiiensis isolate bCorHaw1 chromosome 17, bCorHaw1.pri.cur, whole genome shotgun sequence contains these coding sequences:
- the CHRNA4 gene encoding neuronal acetylcholine receptor subunit alpha-4: MGFLVPKGNLLLLLCASIFPAFGHVETRAHAEERLLKKLFSGYNKWSRPVANISDVVLVRFGLSIAQLIDVDEKNQMMTTNVWVKQEWHDYKLRWDPQEYENVTSIRIPSELIWRPDIVLYNNADGDFAVTHLTKAHLFYDGRIKWMPPAIYKSSCSIDVTFFPFDQQNCTMKFGSWTYDKAKIDLVSMHSHVDQLDYWESGEWVIINAVGNYNSKKYECCTEIYPDITYSFIIRRLPLFYTINLIIPCLLISCLTVLVFYLPSECGEKITLCISVLLSLTVFLLLITEIIPSTSLVIPLIGEYLLFTMIFVTLSIIITVFVLNVHHRSPRTHTMPDWVRRVFLDVVPRILFMKRPSTVKDNCKKLIESMHKITNAPRLWSEIDVEPNFTTSSSPSPQSNEPSPTSSFCAHFEEPAKPQPICRSPSGQYSVLHPEPVQVTCSSPQPSCHPPRDTQATSALKGRSLSVQQMYSPNKAEEGTIRCRSRSIQYCYLQEDSSQTNGHSSGSPASQRCHLNGEQPQHKPPQCKCKCKKGEAAGTAAQGSKSHSAKEQHLVLMSPALKLAVEGVHYIADHLRAEDADFSVKEDWKYVAMVIDRIFLWMFIIVCLLGTVGLFLPPWLAGMI; this comes from the exons ATGGGATTTCTCGTGCCTAAGGgaaacctcctcctcctgctgtgtgCCAGCATTTTCCCCG CCTTTGGCCATGTGGAGACCCGAGCCCACGCAGAGGAGCGACTCCTGAAGAAACTCTTCTCTGGTTATAACAAGTGGTCCCGTCCTGTTGCCAACATCTCGGACGTGGTCCTTGTCCGCTTCGGCCTGTCCATCGCCCAGCTCATCGATGTG GATGAGAAAAATCAAATGATGACCACGAATGTGTGGGTGAAGCAG GAGTGGCATGACTACAAGCTGCGCTGGGACCCCCAGGAATACGAAAATGTCACATCCATCCGAATCCCCTCGGAGCTCATCTGGAGGCCAGACATTGTCCTTTACAACAA TGCTGATGGTGACTTTGCAGTCACCCACCTGACCAAGGCTCACCTCTTCTACGACGGGAGAATTAAGTGGATGCCCCCTGCTATCTATAAAAGCTCCTGCAGCATCGATGTCACCTTCTTTCCCTTTGACCAGCAAAACTGCACGATGAAGTTTGGCTCCTGGACCTACGACAAAGCCAAGATAGACTTGGTGAGCATGCACAGCCACGTGGACCAGCTAGACTACTGGGAGAGTGGGGAGTGGGTCATCATCAATGCTGTGGGCAATTACAACAGCAAGAAATATGAGTGCTGCACAGAGATCTACCCCGATATAACTTATTCCTTCATTATCCGGAGGCTGCCGCTGTTCTACACCATCAACCTGATCATCCCCTGCCTGCTGATCTCCTGCCTGACCGTCCTGGTCTTCTACCTGCCCTCTGAGTGTGGAGAGAAGATAACCCTGTGCATCTCCGTGCTGCTGTCCCTCactgtgttcctgctgctcaTCACGGAGATCATCCCATCCACCTCCTTGGTCATCCCTCTGATTGGGGAGTACCTCCTCTTCACCATGATATTTGTTACCTTGTCTATCATCATCACTGTCTTTGTGCTCAACGTGCACCACCGCTCCCCCCGTACCCACACGATGCCAGACTGGGTGAGGAGGGTCTTCCTTGATGTAGTCCCACGGATCCTTTTCATGAAACGTCCCTCCACAGTGAAGGACAATTGCAAGAAGCTCATTGAGTCCATGCACAAAATAACCAACGCGCCAAGGCTTTGGTCCGAGATTGACGTGGAACCCAACTTCACTACCTCATCGTCCCCCAGCCCCCAGAGCAATGAGCCATCACCCACCTCTTCCTTCTGTGCCCACTTTGAGGAGCCAGCCAAGCCTCAGCCCATCTGCAGGTCCCCCTCTGGGCAGTACTCTGTGCTGCACCCAGAGCCCGTACAGGTGACCTGCTCCTCTCCACAGCCCTCCTGCCACCCCCCGAGAGACACCCAGGCCACCTCTGCCTTGAAAGGCAGGTCACTGAGTGTCCAGCAGATGTACAGCCCCAACAAGGCAGAGGAGGGGACAATCCGCTGCAGGTCCCGGAGCATCCAGTACTGCTACCTGCAGGAGGACTCTTCCCAGACCAATGGCCACTCCAGTGGCTCTCCGGCATCCCAGCGGTGCCACCTCAatggggagcagccccagcacaagCCCCCTCAGTGCAAGTGTAAGTGCAAAAAGGGCGAGGCAGCCGGCACAGCAGCCCAGGGGAGCAAGAGCCACAGCGCCAAAGAGCAACACCTCGTGCtgatgtccccagccctgaagCTGGCAGTGGAAGGGGTTCACTACATCGCAGACCACCTGCGGGCGGAGGATGCGGATTTCTCA GTGAAGGAGGACTGGAAGTACGTTGCAATGGTCATCGACAGGATTTTCCTCTGGATGTTCATCATTGTGTGTTTGCTGGGAACTGTTGGGCTCTTTCTCCCACCGTGGCTGGCAGGAATGATCTAA